From the Vibrio algarum genome, one window contains:
- the pgl gene encoding 6-phosphogluconolactonase, whose protein sequence is MNYQVFESPDAVVYSLSEKLLSLSKEGRDIHVSLSGGSTPKLWFKKLAHTPYNQDINWENIHFWWGDERCVAPTDPESNYGEVNELLFKNIEIPEANVHRILGENDPSSEAIRFSEEMMEIIPSNHGLPEFDWIILGMGTDGHTASLFPNRTDYTETAIAIVATQPESGQIRVSKSTRLIENAKRITYLVLGENKAPILKEIQQNSAGILPYPAANIKSTHGQTEWFLDLQAAKLLSHGE, encoded by the coding sequence ATGAATTATCAAGTATTCGAAAGCCCAGATGCAGTTGTTTACTCACTTTCAGAAAAACTACTTAGCCTTAGCAAAGAAGGGAGAGATATCCACGTTTCTCTATCTGGGGGAAGTACACCCAAATTATGGTTCAAAAAATTAGCTCATACTCCATATAATCAAGATATCAATTGGGAAAACATTCATTTTTGGTGGGGAGATGAACGATGTGTCGCGCCCACAGATCCTGAGAGTAATTATGGCGAAGTAAACGAGCTTTTGTTTAAGAACATAGAGATCCCTGAGGCTAATGTTCACCGAATATTGGGTGAAAACGATCCCAGCAGCGAGGCAATAAGATTTTCTGAGGAAATGATGGAAATAATTCCATCTAATCACGGTCTTCCTGAATTTGACTGGATTATTTTGGGTATGGGGACCGATGGTCATACCGCTTCTCTTTTCCCTAATAGAACCGACTATACGGAAACCGCTATCGCTATTGTCGCGACTCAACCGGAAAGCGGTCAAATTCGAGTTTCTAAAAGTACACGTTTAATAGAAAACGCAAAGCGAATTACTTATTTAGTACTTGGTGAAAATAAAGCACCAATACTTAAAGAAATACAACAAAATTCAGCCGGGATATTACCCTATCCGGCGGCAAATATTAAGTCCACCCACGGTCAAACTGAGTGGTTTTTAGATTTACAGGCAGCCAAACTGCTGTCTCACGGAGAGTAA
- the gnd gene encoding decarboxylating NADP(+)-dependent phosphogluconate dehydrogenase, translating into MKGDIGVIGLAVMGQNLILNMNDHGFKVVAYNRTVSKVEEFIQGPAKGTNIIGANSMQDLVDKLDSPRKVMLMVRAGDVVDHFIDQLVPLLDEGDIIIDGGNSNYPDTNRRVAGLKEKGIHFVGTGVSGGEEGARFGPSIMPGGAPEAWPHVKLIFQAISAKTESGEACCDWVGKDGAGHFVKMVHNGIEYGDMQLISEAYHFLKEGLSLSHQEMQAIFEEWKSTELDSYLIDITADILGYKDEDGNPLVEKILDTAGQKGTGKWTGINALDLGIPLTLITESVFARCLSSLKDQRIEAEQLFNKTISPIQGDKKVWIEAVRQALLASKIISYAQGFMLIREASEENDWALNYGNVALMWRGGCIIRSAFLGNIRDAYENNPDIQFLGSDPYFKDILVDSLPAWRKVAAKALEIGLPMPTMTSALTFLDGYTTSRLPANMIQAQRDYFGAHTYERVDKPLGEFFHTNWTGTGGNTSSTTYDV; encoded by the coding sequence ATGAAAGGTGATATTGGTGTAATTGGTTTAGCCGTGATGGGACAAAACCTTATTTTAAACATGAATGATCATGGATTTAAAGTTGTTGCATATAACCGTACAGTTTCAAAAGTAGAAGAATTTATTCAAGGTCCTGCTAAAGGAACCAACATCATCGGCGCAAACTCGATGCAAGATCTGGTCGATAAACTCGACTCACCGCGCAAAGTCATGCTTATGGTAAGAGCAGGTGATGTTGTTGACCATTTTATTGATCAATTGGTCCCGTTACTTGATGAAGGGGACATCATTATCGATGGTGGAAACTCAAACTATCCAGACACAAATAGACGTGTTGCGGGCCTCAAAGAAAAAGGCATTCATTTTGTAGGAACTGGTGTATCCGGCGGTGAAGAGGGCGCTAGATTCGGCCCGTCTATCATGCCTGGTGGAGCACCTGAAGCATGGCCACATGTTAAACTTATTTTCCAAGCCATATCTGCAAAAACAGAATCTGGTGAGGCTTGTTGTGATTGGGTTGGGAAGGACGGTGCAGGCCACTTTGTCAAAATGGTCCATAACGGTATTGAGTATGGTGACATGCAACTTATTAGCGAAGCGTATCACTTCTTGAAAGAAGGGTTGTCCTTATCACATCAAGAGATGCAAGCTATATTCGAAGAGTGGAAATCCACCGAACTAGACAGTTATTTGATCGATATTACTGCCGATATATTGGGCTATAAAGATGAAGACGGTAACCCTTTGGTTGAAAAGATTTTGGATACAGCAGGCCAGAAAGGTACAGGGAAGTGGACCGGTATCAATGCTTTGGATTTAGGGATACCACTTACACTGATAACTGAGTCAGTCTTTGCTCGTTGTCTTTCATCATTAAAAGACCAACGTATTGAAGCAGAGCAACTATTTAATAAGACGATTTCACCGATCCAAGGGGATAAAAAAGTGTGGATTGAAGCGGTACGTCAAGCTCTTCTTGCGTCTAAAATTATCTCCTATGCTCAAGGCTTCATGTTGATAAGAGAAGCGTCTGAAGAAAATGATTGGGCGTTAAATTATGGCAATGTAGCGCTTATGTGGCGTGGTGGGTGCATTATACGCAGTGCCTTTTTAGGAAACATACGAGATGCGTATGAAAACAATCCTGATATTCAGTTCCTAGGCTCTGATCCGTACTTTAAAGATATTTTAGTTGATAGCTTGCCAGCGTGGCGTAAGGTTGCGGCAAAAGCATTGGAAATAGGTTTGCCTATGCCGACAATGACATCGGCGCTAACCTTCTTAGATGGCTACACAACGTCACGTCTGCCAGCCAATATGATACAGGCACAAAGGGATTATTTTGGCGCCCACACGTATGAAAGAGTAGATAAACCGCTTGGTGAATTTTTCCATACTAATTGGACTGGTACTGGTGGTAATACGTCATCTACAACTTATGATGTATAA